In one window of Saccharomyces paradoxus chromosome VII, complete sequence DNA:
- the VAS1 gene encoding valine--tRNA ligase (Mitochondrial and cytoplasmic valyl-tRNA synthetase~similar to YGR094W): protein MNKWLNVLSKPFAFRLLNCHHRRSLPYCQNFLLKKSLTQNQVRFFKMSDLDNLPPVDPKTGEVIINPLKEDGSPKTPKEIEKEKKKAEKLLKFAAKQAKKNAAATTGASQKKPKKKKEVEPIPEFVDKTVPGEKKILVSLDDPALKAYNPANVESSWYDWWIKTGVFEPEFTADGEVKPEGVFCIPAPPPNVTGALHIGHALTIAIQDSLIRYNRMKGKTVLFLPGFDHAGIATQSVVEKQIWAKNKKTRHDYGREAFVGKVWEWKEEYHNRIKNQIQKLGASYDWSREAFTLSPELTKSVEEAFVRLHDEGVIYRASRLVNWSVKLNTAISNLEVENKDVKNRTLLSVPGYDEKVEFGVLTSFAYPVIGSDEKLIIATTRPETIFGDTAVAVHPDDDRYKHLHGKFIQHPFLPRKIPIITDKEAVDMEFGTGAVKITPAHDQNDYNTGKRHNLEFINILTDDGLLNEECGPEWQGMKRFDARKKVIEQLKEKNLYVGQEDNEMTIPTCSRSGDIIEPLLKPQWWVSQSEMAEEAIKVVKDGQITITPKSSEAEYFHWLGNIQDWCISRQLWWGHRCPVYFIDIEGEEHDRIDGDYWVAGRNLEEAEKKAAAKFPNAKFTLEQDEDVLDTWFSSGLWPFSTLGWPEKTKDMETFYPFSMLETGWDILFFWVTRMILLGLKLTGSVPFKEVFCHSLVRDAQGRKMSKSLGNVIDPLDVISGIKLDDLYAKLLQGNLDPREVEKAKIGQKESYPNGIPQCGTDAMRFALCAYTTGGRDINLDILRVEGYRKFCNKIYQATKFALMRLGDDYEPPATEGLSGNESLVEKWILHKLTETSKIVNEALDKRDFLTSTSSIYEFWYLICDVYIENSKYLIQEGSVVEKKSAKDTLYILLDNALKLIHPFMPFISEEMWQRLPKRSTEKAASIVKASYPVYISQYDDVKSANAYDLVLNITKEARSLLSEYNILKNGKVFVESNHEEYFKTAKDQKDSIVSLIKAIDEVTVVRDASEIPEGCVLQSVNPEVNVHLLVKGHVDIDAEIAKVQKKLEKANKSKNGIEQTINSKDYETKANEQAKEANKTKLDNTVAEIEGLEATIENLKRLKL, encoded by the coding sequence ATGAATAAGTGGTTAAACGTATTATCTAAACCATTCGCTTTTCGGCTTTTGAACTGTCATCATAGGCGATCATTACCATATTGtcaaaactttcttttgaagaagtcGTTAACTCAAAATCAAGTCAGGTTCTTTAAAATGAGTGATCTTGATAATTTGCCTCCAGTTGACCCAAAGACTGGTGAGGTCATCATTAATCCGTTAAAGGAAGATGGTTCTCCAAAGACTCCTAAGGAAATcgaaaaagagaagaaaaaggctGAAAAACTGTTAAAGTTCGCTGCCAAAcaagctaaaaaaaatgctgCTGCTACCACAGGTGCCTCTCAAAAGAAGCctaagaagaagaaggaagtTGAACCAATCCCTGAATTTGTTGACAAGACTGTTCCAggtgagaaaaaaatcttagTATCACTGGATGATCCAGCTTTAAAAGCTTACAACCCTGCTAACGTTGAAAGTTCCTGGTATGACTGGTGGATCAAAACTGGTGTTTTCGAACCTGAATTTACCGCTGATGGTGAGGTTAAACCAGAAGGCGTATTTTGTATTCCAGCACCTCCACCAAACGTCACCGGTGCATTGCATATTGGTCATGCTTTGACTATTGCCATCCAAGATTCTTTGATCAGGTACAATAGAATGAAAGGTAAAACTGTTTTATTCTTGCCAGGTTTTGACCATGCTGGTATTGCTACTCAGTCCGTTGTGGAAAAGCAAATTTGGGCTAAGAACAAAAAGACTAGACATGACTACGGCAGAGAAGCTTTTGTCGGTAAGGTCTGGGAATGGAAAGAGGAATATCATAACAGAATTAAAAACCAAATTCAGAAATTGGGGGCTTCTTATGATTGGAGCCGCGAAGCTTTCACTTTGAGTCCAGAATTGACCAAGTCTGTTGAAGAAGCTTTTGTTAGATTACATGATGAAGGTGTTATTTATCGTGCCTCCAGATTAGTGAACTGGTCTGTTAAATTAAATACTGCTATCTCTAATTTGGAAGTCGAAAATAAGGATGTTAAAAATAGAACACTTTTATCTGTCCCAGGCTATGATGAAAAGGTTGAATTTGGTGTCTTAACATCATTTGCTTATCCGGTTATCGGAAGTGATGAAAAACTGATCATTGCTACAACTAGACCTGAAACTATATTCGGTGATACGGCTGTTGCAGTTCATCCTGATGATGACCGTTACAAACATCTGCATGGTAAGTTTATTCAACATCCCTTCTtgccaagaaaaattccaaTTATCACCGACAAAGAAGCTGTTGACATGGAATTCGGTACTGGTGCCGTTAAGATCACTCCTGCTCATGACCAAAACGATTACAATACCGGTAAGCGTCACAATTTGGAATTCATTAATATTTTGACTGACGATGGCTTATTGAACGAAGAGTGTGGTCCGGAATGGCAAGGAATGAAGAGATTCGATGCCAGAAAGAAGGTTATTGAACAactgaaggaaaaaaacttaTACGTTGGTCAAGAGGATAACGAAATGACTATCCCAACTTGTTCTAGATCAGGTGATATCATTGAACCTCTGTTGAAACCTCAATGGTGGGTTTCTCAAAGTGAAATGGCCGAAGAAGCTATCAAGGTTGTCAAGGATGGTCAAATCACCATCACTCCTAAATCTTCTGAGGCTGAATATTTCCATTGGTTGGGTAATATCCAAGATTGGTGTATTTCCAGACAATTATGGTGGGGTCATCGTTGTCCAGTTTActttattgatattgaagGCGAAGAACACGATAGGATCGATGGTGATTATTGGGTTGCCGGTAGGAATTTGGAGGAGGCCGAAAAGAAGGCTGCCGCCAAATTCCCAAATGCCAAATTTACTCTGGaacaagatgaagatgttTTAGACACCTGGTTCTCGTCCGGTTTATGGCCATTCTCCACTTTGGGTTGGCCAGAAAAGACCAAAGACATGGAAACTTTCTACCCCTTCTCCATGTTGGAAACCGGTTGGGatatccttttcttctgggTTACTAGAATGATCTTATTGGGCTTAAAATTGACCGGTTCAGTTCCATTCAAGGAAGTTTTCTGTCACTCTTTAGTCCGTGACGCCCAAGGTCGTAAGATGTCCAAATCTTTAGGTAATGTTATTGACCCATTAGACGTTATTTCTGGTATTAAGTTGGATGATCTGTATGCCAAATTATTGCAAGGTAACTTAGATCCAAGAGAAGTCGAAAAAGCTAAGATTGGTCAAAAGGAATCCTACCCTAACGGTATTCCTCAATGTGGTACCGATGCTATGAGGTTTGCATTATGTGCTTATACCACTGGTGGCCGTGATATTAATTTAGACATCTTACGTGTGGAAGGTTACAGAAAGTTCTGTAACAAAATTTACCAAGCTACCAAGTTTGCATTGATGAGATTAGGTGACGATTATGAACCACCTGCTACTGAAGGTTTATCAGGTAACGAATCCTTGGTTGAAAAATGGATCTTGCACAAACTGACCGAAACCTCCAAAATTGTGAATGAAGCCTTAGATAAACGTGACTTCTTGACGTCTACTAGCAGTATTTATGAATTCTGGTATTTGATTTGTGATGTCTATATCGAGAATTCCAAATACTTGATTCAAGAAGGCTCGGTggttgaaaagaaatcgGCAAAGGATACTTTGTATATTCTGTTGGACAACGCCCTGAAATTGATTCATCCATTCATGCCGTTTATTTCTGAGGAAATGTGGCAAAGACTTCCAAAGCGTTCCACTGAGAAAGCTGCCTCGATTGTAAAAGCCTCTTATCCAGTTTATATATCTCAGTATGATGACGTTAAATCGGCCAATGCTTACGACTTGGTCTTGAACATTACCAAAGAAGCTCGTTCGCTGTTATCTGAATACAATATCCTGAAGAACGGTAAAGTTTTCGTCGAATCTAACCACGAGGAATACTTCAAGACTGCTAAGGATCAGAAAGATTCTATTGTCTCTTTGATCAAGGCTATCGATGAAGTCACTGTTGTTCGTGATGCTTCCGAAATTCCAGAAGGTTGTGTATTGCAATCTGTTAACCCAGAAGTTAATGTACACCTTCTGGTCAAGGGTCACGTTGACATTGATGCTGAAATTGCGAAGGTTCAGAAGAAACTTGAAAAGGCTAACAAATCCAAGAACGGTATTGAACAAACCATTAACAGTAAAGATTACGAAACCAAGGCTAATGAACAAGCCAAGGAAGCCAACAAAACCAAGTTGGATAACACCGTGGCCGAAATCGAAGGTTTGGAAGCTACTATTGAAAACTTGAAACGTTTAAAATTGTAG
- the RRP46 gene encoding exosome non-catalytic core subunit RRP46 (Exosome non-catalytic core component~similar to YGR095C): MSIQAEIGILDHVDGSSKFVSQDTKIICSVTGPIEPKARQELPTQLALEIIVRPAKGVATTREKVLEDKLRAVLTPLITRHCYPRQLCQITCQVLESGEDESEFSLRELSCCINAAFLGLVDAGIALNSMCSSIPIAIMKDTNDIIVNPTAEQLKVSLSVHTLALEFVDGGKVVKNVLLLDSNGDFNEDQLFNLLEVGEQKCQELVISIRKIIQDNISPSLVV, translated from the coding sequence atgagcATTCAAGCAGAAATAGGCATATTGGATCATGTAGATGGTTCATCTAAATTCGTATCACAAGACACCAAGATTATATGTTCCGTAACAGGCCCTATTGAACCAAAGGCAAGACAAGAACTGCCTACACAATTAGCATTAGAAATTATTGTACGTCCAGCGAAAGGAGTGGCCACCACCAGGGAGAAGGTACTCGAAGACAAATTACGTGCGGTACTGACTCCACTCATCACTCGTCATTGTTACCCAAGACAACTTTGTCAAATAACTTGTCAAGTCCTGGAATCGGGAGAAGATGAATCTGAATTCTCCCTGAGAGAGCTAAGTTGTTGTATTAATGCGGCATTTTTGGGTTTAGTTGATGCAGGAATTGCCTTGAATAGTATGTGCTCAAGCATCCCTATTGCAATAATGAAAGATACTAATGATATCATTGTCAATCCCACAGCTGAGCAATTGAAGGTTTCGCTATCGGTTCATACTCTAGCGCTGGAGTTCGTCGATGGCGGCAAAGTCGTGAAAAACGTTCTATTGTTAGACAGCAATGGTGATTTTAATGAAGACCAATTGTTCAATTTACTGGAAGTGGGCGAACAAAAGTGTCAAGAACTTGTCATAAgtataagaaaaataatacagGACAATATATCGCCCTCTCTAGTCGTATAG
- the TPC1 gene encoding thiamine transporter TPC1 (Mitochondrial membrane transporter~similar to YGR096W) translates to MFKEEDSLRKGQNVTAWKTLLAGAVSGLLARSVTAPMDTIKIRLQLTPANGLKPFGSQVMEVARGMIKNEGIRAFWKGNIPGSLLYVTYGSAQFSSYSLFNRYLGPFGLEARLHSLVVGALAGMASSILSYPFDVLRTRLVANNQMQSMTITREVHDIWRLEGLPGFFKGSIASMATITLTASIMFGTYETIRIYCDENEKTTAAHKKWELATLNHCAGTIGGVIAKITTFPLETIRRRMQFMNSNHLEKFSSHSSVYGSYKGYGFARIGLQILKQEGVSSLYRGILVALSKTIPTTFVSFWGYETAIHYLRLC, encoded by the coding sequence ATGTTCAAAGAGGAGGACTCTTTAAGAAAGGGGCAAAATGTGACCGCGTGGAAAACTTTGTTGGCTGGTGCCGTGTCTGGGCTGCTAGCCCGAAGCGTAACAGCCCCCATGGATACCATTAAGATCAGATTGCAATTGACCCCGGCAAACGGGCTGAAACCCTTCGGAAGTCAGGTCATGGAGGTGGCCAGGGGCATGATAAAGAACGAAGGTATTCGAGCCTTTTGGAAGGGGAATATACCCGGTTCTTTGCTGTACGTTACGTATGGATCAGCACAGTTTAGTTCATACTCGCTTTTCAATAGATATTTAGGTCCATTCGGATTAGAGGCGCGGTTACATAGTCTTGTTGTGGGAGCCCTTGCCGGAATGGCTAGTTCCATTCTCTCCTACCCGTTCGATGTTTTACGCACCCGACTAGTTGCTAACAACCAGATGCAATCAATGACCATCACGAGAGAAGTGCATGATATCTGGAGGCTAGAAGGTCTCCCCGGATTTTTCAAGGGCTCCATCGCGTCAATGGCAACCATAACTCTAACCGCATCAATAATGTTCGGAACATACGAAACAATCAGGATATACTGCGacgaaaacgaaaaaacGACCGCGGCGCATAAAAAATGGGAACTGGCTACTTTAAACCACTGCGCCGGAACCATTGGGGGAGTCATTGCCAAGATCACTACTTTCCCCCTCGAAACGATCCGTAGGCGAATGCAGTTCATGAACTCAAACCATCTGGAAAAGTTCTCGAGTCATTCATCTGTATACGGCTCTTATAAGGGGTACGGATTCGCAAGAATCGGTTTACAGATTTTAAAGCAAGAAGGTGTGAGCTCGCTTTACAGAGGCATCCTGGTGGCCCTATCCAAGACGATACCTACCACCTTTGTGAGTTTTTGGGGGTATGAAACGGCCATTCATTATTTGCGGCTATGCTAA
- the ASK10 gene encoding Ask10p (Component of RNA polymerase II holoenzyme~similar to YGR097W), producing the protein MSDYFSSRPLQTLTPMANKPSGGGGDDASSIHSKSSQYLMDILPDSMTLNESVSSTVANNQAKEFILPETDERSPYFINVPVPKAQPTSNSETKKPLSGDEAIDGQFVKEYPTDVLVDRFYKWKKILKGLVIYLREVAYAQEQFARINYQLKGSVKFPFLTDIDETTNTITDPFTTAPRGPKKPQPTQKKVGLTDSEQFQMQMQQEQQDNAMHAPTDESKMSLAPHEYKPVQTAESDNTSAASGFVKFGSGSIQDIQVILKKYHLSLANQQFKISKEITSTVIPKLEELRKDLRYKITEIKDLHGDFKTNIGAHIQLTSQLLKKYIAAVKFMNAHGIGNDKPSPTNKKPHKLDPKHDPYLLKLQLDLQLKRQVAEETYLQEAFINLQTSGLQLEKIIYTKIQHALLRYSALIDSEARLMIKNMCQELQHGIISKPPAFEWDNFVSQHPLCLLNWKSNDPIPPPRKVSDVVYPHMKSPLAKCIKAGYFLKKSELLPTYHQGYFVLTSNYIHEFQSSDFYNLSSSTPNSTKSSAYSSSASIADTYASVNNGKANNHHRQASDAHNNNATTGGTAGVNGMRGIRKKSYLAPIMSIPLNDCTLKDASSTKFVLVGKPTLNENADVRKSSSSTYLSGSSQTSLPKYGHETAKIFSKAPFHKFLKGSKPKNKNAKPSELDQFYAAAQKESNNYVTWTFKIVSPEPSEEELKHFKRWVQDLKNLTSFNDTKDRIKFIEDRVVKSHRFKAGHISRNSMNIGSHTPCLTDSTFTLQDGTTTSLNLKGRADKPQYIHIQNNSLADFDGNGFRSKVNTPAIDDYGNLITVERRPAQSPHQYSDYIVTSGNTTPSYSSGSRPQSMYNGYNPAVSITSNGMMLQQSTVNSNNNPITNLRHQRNISQTSSLPGFSYTSPSLPVNSPGSSNSESSSGGYFAIPLHGNSSNNNYTQRNSEGSSPCYNDDQIRQQQQPQQMQSLSRTSSSSINVTGMRSTSAGNPVTANAPVVPKVMVNNQNVKTVAADQSVTASSSPTMNSPVTTNNRESPYQTLKKTNSTGNVPCLTTEKTHAHPAFYKRGNNSAQNLTTSSPTASRVHPIRKHKKNVSFSSLNSLMFSKKGANHGGNLMTNQFMSGGIQEDDDDSANNDTIKLNQSIYS; encoded by the coding sequence ATGTCTGATTACTTTAGTTCCAGACCTTTGCAAACGCTCACGCCGATGGCCAATAAGCCCTCTGGCGGTGGTGGCGATGATGCCTCCTCCATCCATTCAAAGAGCTCACAGTACTTGATGGATATCTTACCTGATTCGATGACCTTAAACGAAAGTGTTTCCTCGACAGTGGCCAATAATCAGGCAAAGGAGTTTATTTTGCCTGAAACAGATGAGAGATCTCCCTACTTCATCAATGTCCCCGTACCCAAGGCCCAACCAACTTCTAATTCGGAAACGAAGAAGCCCCTTTCAGGCGACGAAGCTATCGATGGGCAGTTTGTTAAGGAGTATCCCACTGATGTCCTTGTAGACAGGTTTtataaatggaaaaaaattctgaaagGTTTGGTAATTTACTTAAGGGAAGTCGCATATGCTCAAGAACAGTTTGCACGGATCAATTATCAATTGAAAGGGTCTgtaaaatttccttttttaactgatattgatgaaacCACAAATACCATCACAGATCCATTCACAACGGCTCCTAGAGGGCCTAAGAAACCACAGCCAACGCAGAAGAAAGTGGGCCTAACTGATAGTGAACAATTCCAAATGCAAATGCAACAGGAACAGCAGGACAACGCAATGCATGCCCCCACAGATGAAAGTAAGATGAGCTTGGCGCCTCACGAATACAAGCCCGTCCAGACCGCAGAGTCGGACAATACGTCTGCCGCCTCTGGTTTTGTTAAATTTGGTTCAGGCTCTATTCAAGACATCCAGGttattttaaagaaataccATCTTTCGCTGGCCAATCAACAgtttaaaatttccaaagAGATTACGTCCACTGTTATCCCTAAATTAGAGGAACTAAGGAAGGATTTAAGATATAAGATTACAGAGATCAAGGACCTTCACGGTGATTTTAAAACAAACATCGGAGCACATATCCAGCTAACAAGTCaactattaaaaaaatacatcGCGGCTGTAAAGTTTATGAACGCGCATGGTATTGGGAATGATAAACCCTCTCCAACAAATAAGAAGCCGCATAAATTGGATCCTAAACATGACCCAtatcttttgaaactgCAACTAGACTTGCAACTTAAGCGTCAAGTCGCAGAAGAAACTTATTTGCAGGAAGCGTTCATCAATTTACAGACTTCAGGTTTacaattagaaaaaattatatacaCCAAGATCCAACATGCTTTATTACGTTATTCTGCTTTGATTGATTCCGAAGCTCGTCTAATGATCAAAAATATGTGCCAAGAATTACAACATGGTATAATATCAAAGCCCCCTGCATTTGAATGGGATAATTTTGTCAGCCAGCACCCTTTGTGTCTACTCAATTGGAAATCTAATGACCCTATACCTCCTCCAAGAAAAGTTTCCGACGTTGTTTATCCCCACATGAAATCCCCGCTGGCCAAATGTATTAAGGCAGGttatttcttgaagaagTCGGAATTGCTGCCCACTTACCACCAAGGGTATTTTGTTCTAACTTCAAACTATATCCATGAATTTCAGAGTAGCGATTTTTATAACCTATCATCTTCTACTCCAAATTCCACTAAATCCTCAGcttattcttcttccgcTTCAATTGCGGACACTTATGCCAGCGTTAATAACGGCAAAGCTAACAATCACCATCGCCAGGCTAGCGATGCACACAACAACAATGCTACAACTGGTGGTACAGCTGGTGTAAATGGGATGCGTGGTATTCGTAAAAAGAGTTATTTGGCACCAATTATGAGTATTCCGCTAAATGATTGTACGCTGAAGGATGCATCTTCTACCAAATTCGTGCTTGTAGGGAAACCCACTCTCAATGAAAATGCTGATGTCAGGAAATCCAGCTCTAGCACTTATCTGTCTGGTTCTTCACAAACGTCTCTACCAAAGTATGGCCACGAGACTGCaaagatattttcaaaagccCCGTTCCACAAGTTTTTGAAGGGAAGTAAGccaaaaaacaagaatgCTAAGCCAAGTGAATTGGACCAATTCTACGCCGCAGCTCAAAAGGAATCGAACAATTACGTGACTTGGACCTTCAAAATAGTATCCCCAGAGCCTTCTGAAGAGGAATTGAAACATTTCAAGCGTTGGGTccaagatttgaaaaatttaactaGCTTCAATGATACTAAAGACAGaatcaaatttattgaagacCGTGTGGTGAAATCACACCGATTCAAGGCAGGACATATCTCAAGGAACAGCATGAATATAGGCTCTCATACACCTTGTTTAACGGATAGCACATTCACGTTGCAAGATGGTACTACGACATCCCTCAATTTAAAGGGCAGGGCAGACAAACCCCAGTATATTCATATTCAGAACAATTCACTGGCAGATTTTGATGGAAATGGTTTTAGATCCAAGGTTAATACACCTGCCATTGACGATTATGGCAATTTGATTACGGTGGAAAGAAGACCTGCGCAATCTCCGCACCAATATTCTGACTATATAGTCACTTCAGGTAATACAACTCCCTCCTATTCATCAGGCTCAAGACCCCAGAGCATGTATAATGGGTATAACCCAGCAGTATCAATAACGAGCAATGGAATGATGCTCCAACAGTCGACAGTAAACAGTAACAATAATCCGATAACTAATCTGCGCCACCAAAGGAATATTTCGCAAACAAGCTCTCTACCTGGATTTTCATACACATCACCATCATTGCCGGTGAATTCCCCGGGTAGTTCTAATTCAGAATCCAGCTCAGGCGGTTATTTTGCCATTCCGCTTCATGGGAATAGCAGCAACAATAATTACACGCAAAGGAACTCTGAAGGCTCTAGCCCATGTTACAACGATGACCAAATACgacaacagcagcaaccTCAGCAAATGCAATCTTTATCAAGAACTTCAAGTTCAAGTATTAATGTCACAGGGATGAGAAGTACATCTGCAGGCAATCCAGTTACTGCGAACGCTCCCGTTGTGCCTAAGGTGATGGTTAATAACCAAAATGTTAAAACTGTCGCTGCTGATCAGTCTGTTACAGCATCTTCTTCACCTACAATGAACTCCCCCGTCACAACGAACAACCGCGAATCACCATATCaaactttgaagaaaacgaacAGCACAGGCAATGTTCCTTGTTTGACTACGGAAAAAACACATGCGCACCCTGCTTTCTATAAACGAGGCAATAATAGTGCTCAGAATTTGACCACCTCCAGTCCAACAGCTTCTAGAGTGCATCCTATTCGAAAGCACAAAAAAAACGTATCATTCAGTTCTTTGAATAGCCtgatgttttcaaaaaaaggtgCAAATCATGGTGGTAATTTAATGACCAATCAATTTATGAGTGGTGGAATTCaggaagatgatgatgattcAGCTAATAATGATACCATAAAACTAAACCAGTCGATCTATTCTTAA